The Prunus persica cultivar Lovell chromosome G7, Prunus_persica_NCBIv2, whole genome shotgun sequence genome has a segment encoding these proteins:
- the LOC18770947 gene encoding protein IRX15-LIKE, translated as MKNISNTKLIILYPYIQKQGTSNHLWLLAFMSIFTLAFLLTIIYTNGLYAYSSTTTITISAATITTTTTASTAVPLLPTTVINTLLYYTPKSNDTFKMSYADIKPISDALRKCSTPCNFLIFGLTHETLLWKALNNNGCTVFIDENRYFAAYTWRRNTWKLTRTTCSTQQNRKSSTSWWRWQKSKYGTSAG; from the coding sequence ATGAAGAACATCAGCAATACAAAGTTGATCATTCTCTATCCCTACATCCAGAAACAAGGAACATCCAACCACCTCTGGCTTCTAGCCTTCATGTCCATCTTCACACTCGCCTTCCTTCTCACAATCATTTACACAAACGGCTTGTACGCATACTCATCAACCACAACAATCACCATCTCCGCCGCCACAATAACCACCACAACAACCGCCTCCACCGCCGTCCCCTTGCTCCCCACCACCGTCATCAACACCCTCCTCTACTACACCCCCAAATCCAACGACACATTCAAAATGTCGTACGCCGACATCAAGCCCATCTCGGACGCCCTCCGGAAATGCTCAACCCCCTGCAATTTCCTCATCTTCGGCCTCACCCACGAGACCCTCCTCTGGAAGGCCCTCAACAACAACGGCTGCACCGTCTTCATCGACGAAAATCGCTACTTCGCCGCCTACACATGGAGGAGAAACACCTGGAAATTGACGCGTACGACGTGCAGTACACAACAAAATCGAAAGAGCTCAACGAGCTGGTGGCGGTGGCAAAAGAGCAAATACGGAACGAGTGCAGGCTGa